A window of Sutcliffiella cohnii contains these coding sequences:
- a CDS encoding thioesterase family protein, which translates to MKKGLYEGFLHTMEITVTPKMFAQFEGNIVHPVYSTVSMVYHMELVSRQIILPFLENEEEGMGAEVTVKHIQPCKEGIVLSFKATVIKYDGKYIATRIEVFNKTQLVGEGEVKQVVLLKEKIKTIISSQ; encoded by the coding sequence GTGAAAAAGGGCTTATATGAAGGATTTTTGCATACAATGGAAATAACCGTAACACCGAAAATGTTTGCTCAATTTGAAGGCAATATTGTTCATCCTGTTTATTCAACGGTCTCTATGGTCTACCATATGGAGTTAGTATCAAGACAAATTATTTTGCCATTTTTAGAAAATGAGGAAGAAGGTATGGGGGCAGAAGTAACTGTTAAGCATATACAACCATGTAAAGAAGGTATTGTACTCTCATTTAAGGCGACAGTTATAAAATATGATGGCAAATACATTGCCACTCGAATAGAAGTGTTTAACAAGACTCAACTTGTTGGCGAAGGGGAAGTAAAACAAGTTGTTTTATTAAAAGAAAAAATTAAGACAATCATTTCAAGCCAATAG
- a CDS encoding Leu/Phe/Val dehydrogenase, whose protein sequence is MKTLTLANGGKNMDMFEKISEHQQIVYCNDKETGLKAIIAIHNTTLGPALGGCRMQPYETVEAALEDVLRLSKGMTYKCAAADVDFGGGKAVIIGDPLQDKTPELFRAFGQFVDSLNGRFYTGTDMGTTPDDFVHALKETNCIVGVDEVYGGSGDSSIPTAQGVIYGLRATNKTVWGTDDLYGKSYAIQGLGKVGYKVAEQLIEAGADLYVTDINQHAIDKVTQKAKASGVGIKVVKGEEIYSVPADVFVPCALGGIINDQTIDQLKVKAVAGSANNQLLAIKHGRILQEKGILYAPDYIVNAGGLIQVADELYEPNKARVLTKTRAIYQTLLNVYEESSNNNITTIEAANRFCEQRIEARSRRNNFFSHEKRPKWSVRV, encoded by the coding sequence ATGAAAACGCTTACCTTGGCAAACGGGGGGAAGAACATGGATATGTTCGAGAAAATTAGTGAGCATCAACAAATAGTTTATTGTAATGATAAAGAAACTGGATTAAAAGCAATTATCGCTATACATAATACAACGCTAGGCCCAGCACTTGGCGGATGTCGAATGCAACCATATGAAACGGTGGAAGCTGCACTTGAAGATGTTTTACGCCTTTCAAAGGGAATGACTTATAAATGTGCTGCAGCGGACGTTGATTTTGGTGGAGGAAAGGCTGTAATTATCGGCGATCCTTTGCAAGATAAAACACCAGAACTTTTCCGTGCATTCGGTCAATTTGTTGATTCGTTGAATGGCCGTTTTTATACCGGGACAGATATGGGCACAACACCCGATGATTTTGTTCATGCATTAAAGGAAACAAACTGTATTGTTGGCGTAGATGAAGTCTACGGTGGAAGTGGAGATTCTTCTATTCCTACTGCTCAAGGTGTAATTTACGGATTACGTGCAACCAATAAAACTGTATGGGGTACAGATGATCTATACGGAAAATCATACGCAATTCAAGGCTTAGGAAAAGTAGGATATAAAGTAGCAGAACAATTAATTGAAGCTGGTGCGGACCTTTACGTAACGGATATTAATCAACATGCGATTGACAAGGTAACACAAAAGGCAAAAGCATCAGGAGTTGGTATTAAAGTGGTAAAGGGAGAGGAAATATACTCTGTTCCTGCTGACGTATTTGTACCGTGTGCTTTAGGTGGAATCATTAATGACCAAACTATTGATCAATTAAAAGTGAAGGCGGTAGCTGGATCTGCGAACAACCAACTATTAGCTATTAAGCACGGTAGAATATTACAAGAAAAAGGTATTTTATATGCTCCGGACTATATTGTAAACGCTGGAGGACTTATTCAAGTAGCAGATGAACTATATGAACCGAATAAAGCAAGAGTACTCACAAAAACTAGAGCAATTTATCAAACTTTATTAAATGTTTACGAAGAATCAAGTAATAACAATATAACGACAATCGAAGCTGCTAACCGTTTCTGTGAGCAACGTATCGAAGCTAGAAGTCGACGTAATAACTTTTTCTCACATGAAAAACGACCTAAATGGTCAGTAAGAGTTTAA